From a single Parambassis ranga chromosome 2, fParRan2.1, whole genome shotgun sequence genomic region:
- the LOC114448718 gene encoding chloride channel protein 1-like, protein MAADASERKALRYKQTLLYGEYQEHHGGSGRREATRLLTERQIKKHGTHPRSHGRTRHGRRGHGQNGCHGRHGHPHGYHSRQRKRHQSNMEMEAADEQTAEPELTSSMKKKRSYSKCRDCIARVQRFLVTRLGEDWIFLVLLGITMALVSWTMDYASAKSLQAYKWIHGELRGNIPLQYLAWVSYPLMFILFSSLFCHLVAPQAIGSGIPELKTILRGVVLKEYLTLKAFVAKVIGLTAALGSGMPVGKEGPFVHIASICAAVLSRFMSFFSGVYQNPYCYTDILTVGCAVGVGCCFGTPLGGVLFSIEVTSTYFAVRNYWRGYFAATFSAFIFRVLSVFNKDAVTITALFRTNFRMDFPFDLQELPAFAIIGISCGFLGAFFVYLNRQVVLFMRRQNAMTRFLTRHRLVFPAVVTLVIATLTFPPGFGQFMAGELMPRECINSLFDNFTWTKISGSPPPAGLGRSAAWLHPDVSVFVILLLFFLMKFWMSAVATTMPVPSGAFMPVFILGAAFGRLVGEIMASLFPHGIVFDGILYRIIPGGYAVIGAAALTGAVTHTVSTAVICFELTGQISHILPMMVAVILANMVAQGLQPSLYDSIIQVKKLPYLPELGFGHMSQYNIFVEDIMVRKVKFISTRSTYREVKLLLDSSSLQSIPLVDSKESMILLGSIDRLELLALCDWWLSPERRLLMQGRSLQEQNRCPKHSWESFAFVDEEEEEEEEEEGEKGSPVQEERNGPLPPPKPQEPSSNHTAPDLEKGPLLSVRRTLRDLFTSKSRQTERQSQEPFPPPLSDTMTPDEIKAWEEAEMDKPMEIDEIRVDPSPFQLVERTSLHKTHTLFSLLGLSHAYVTSIGKLVGVVALKELQKAIEGSTRSGVRLRPPLASLRDISNHNSVSKPSPSSAPSSPISTSPPSPEALPHPPPPSPPPPLPPPPPPHHHSHQNETEVWIEGVSGEVEENSSSSSTGACSYNSDLTLPPSSTPPPVPSSPTPPPPSSSLPLSSLRPLQGLLEEDEDSDDEPMV, encoded by the exons ctctatGGGGAGTACCAGGAGCACCACGGAGGCTCCGGCAGACGGGAGGCCACGCGTCTgctgacagaaagacagataaAGAAACATGGCACCCACCCGCGCAGCCATGGAAGGACACGACACGGCCGCCGCGGCCACGGCCAGAATGGATGCCACGGTCGCCATGGACATCCACACGGCTACCACAGCAGGCAGCGCAAGAGGCATCAGTCCAACATGGAAATGGAGGCTGCGGATGAGCAAACGGCCGAACCCGAACTCACATCCTCGATGAAGAAGAAGCGCTCGTACTCCAAGTGTCGAG ACTGCATAGCACGGGTGCAGCGGTTTCTGGTGACCAGGCTGGGAGAGGACTGGATCTTTTTGGTACTGCTGGGCATCACAATGGCGCTAGTCAGCTGGACAATGGACTATGCCAGTGCAAAGAGCCTACAAG CCTATAAGTGGATTCATGGGGAGCTGAGGGGGAACATCCCCCTGCAGTACCTGGCCTGGGTCTCCTATCCTCTGATGTTTATCTtgttctcctccctcttctgtcACTTGGTTGCTCCTCAAGCCATCG GTTCCGGTATCCCAGAGTTGAAGACCATCCTAAGGGGTGTGGTGCTAAAGGAGTATTTAACCCTCAAGGCATTTGTTGCTAAAGTCATCGGGCTGACTGCTGCTCTGGGCAGCGGCATGCCCGTCGGCAAAGAG GGTCCCTTTGTCCACATAGCCAGCATCTGTGCAGCAGTCCTCAGCAGATTCATGTCCTTCTTCTCCGGAGTTTACCAG AATCCATACTGTTACACAGACATCCTGACAGTGGGCTGTGCTGTCGGGGTGGGCTGCTGCTTTGGAACTCCACTTGGAG GGGTGCTCTTCAGTATCGAGGTAACATCCACGTATTTTGCTGTGAGGAACTACTGGAGGGGATACTTTGCTGCTACCTTCAGTGCCTTCATATTCAGAGTCTTATCTGTGTTCAACAAAGATGCAG TAACCATCACTGCTCTGTTCAGGACTAACTTCCGTATGGACTTCCCTTTTGACCTGCAAGAGCTGCCGGCCTTTGCCATTATTGG GATCTCTTGTGGGTTTCTGGGGGCGTTCTTCGTCTATCTCAACAGACAGGTTGTGCTGTTCATGAGACGCCAAAACGCCATGACCCGCTTTCTGACCAGACA CCGTCTGGTCTTTCCTGCTGTGGTAACGCTGGTCATCGCCACCCTGACCTTCCCACCGGGGTTCGGACAGTTCATGGCGGGAGAG CTGATGCCCAGAGAGTGCATCAACTCCCTGTTCGATAACTTCACCTGGACAAAGATTTCAGGATCCCCTCCCCCGGCCGGCCTGGGCCGGTCCGCCGCCTGGCTGCACCCTGACGTCAGCGTCTTTGtcatcctgctgctcttcttcctcatgaAG ttcTGGATGTCTGCAGTGGCCACCACCATGCCCGTCCCATCCGGGGCCTTCATGCCTGTCTTCATACTGG gcgcTGCGTTCGGCCGGCTGGTGGGAGAGATCATGGCCAGCCTGTTTCCTCATGGGATTGTGTTTGATGGCATCCTTTACCGCATCATCCCTGGAGGGTACGCAGTCATTG gagcagcagcgCTGACCGGGGCTGTGACTCACACAGTGTCCACAGCAGTTATCTGCTTCGAGCTGACAGGCCAGATCTCACACATCCTGCCCATGATGGTGGCAGTAATCCTGGCCAACATGGTGGCCCAGGGCCTGCAACCCTCTCTCTATGACTCCATCATCCAGGTCAAGAAGCTCCCGTATCTCCCGGAGCTCGGCTTCGGTCACATGAG CCAGTACAACATATTTGTAGAGGACATCATGGTGAGGAAGGTGAAGTTCATCTCCACTCGGTCCACATACCGAGAAGtcaagctgctgctggactcCTCCTCGCTCCAGTCAATCCCCCTGGTCGACTCAAAAG AGTCTATGATCCTGTTGGGCAGCATTGATAGATTGGAGCTTCTGGCTCTCTGTGATTGGTGGCTGTCGCCAGAGAGGAGGCTCCTGATGCAG GGCCGCAGCCTTCAGGAGCAGAACCGGTGTCCGAAACACAGCTGGGAGTCCTTTGCCTTCgtagatgaggaggaggaggaggaggaggaagaggagggagagaag GGAAGTCCAGTACAAGAGGAGAGAAACggccctcttcctcctccgaaGCCTCAGGAGCCTTCCTCAAACCACACAGCTCCTGATCTTG AAAAAGgtcctctgctctcagtgaggagGACGCTCAGAGATCTCTTCACCTCAAAGAGCAGACAGACGGAGCGACAGTCACAG GAGCCGTTTCCTCCTCCGCTGTCAGACACCATGACACCAGACGAG ATCAAAGCGTGGGAAGAGGCAGAGATGGACAAGCCGATGGAAATCGATGAGATACGAGTGGACCCTTCGCCTTTCCAGCTGGTGGAGAGGACGTCATTACACAAG ACTCACACCTTGTTCTCTCTGCTGGGGCTCAGTCATGCTTATGTGACCAGTATTGGCAAACTGGTGGGAGTGGTGGCACTGAAGGAG CTGCAAAAGGCCATTGAGGGCTCCACGCGCTCCGGCGTCCGGCTCCGCCCTCCTCTTGCCAGCCTTCGTGACATCAGCAATCACAACTCTGTCTCTAAACCTTCGCCttcttctgctccttcctctccaATCTCCACCTCGCCTCCTTCACCTGAGGCTCTTCCacatcctccccctccctcccctcctcctcctcttcctcctcctcctcctcctcaccatcacAGCCACCAGAATGAAACGGAGGTGTGGATAGAGGGTGTGtcaggagaggtggaggagaacagcagcagcagcagtacagGAGCCTGCAGCTACAACAGCGACCTcacccttcctccttcttccactcctcctccagtgCCTTCctcccccactcctcctcctccctcctcctccctccctctctcctctctgaggCCTCTGCAGGGCCTCCTCGAGGAGGATGAAGACAGCGACGATGAGCCAATGGTCTAG
- the LOC114450286 gene encoding protein FAM131B-like, whose product MGCIGSRTITADAVPVRKDGDQHGRAEFSWEGINLSMEDTTSILPRLKGKPNNSYGIGALAKSSLSGVSGVTRSMKDKVTKPTAMAQGRVAHMIEWQSWGKPSAGPMGGARHTNLQREKERRMENDAYSDLSDGEKEARFAAGIMQQFAISEATLFGWNSMDGESMGAGSNQGSVAHLSEVNQESITSRDQMLHHSSADVWPHTYVSQGLYCLSNSDAWDPITSQPSGMASPAAGSYIMAAGGSSGAGCTPGEGYEGTVSGYFQQAQLSLQQQSQLQQLQQLHHYQQQLLQYQQQQSLEHRLHSASHSLQATPNSTIHSLGPPTHPRLADLWGAAQVEAHQVDVVGQLSTQMAEMVGGVVETVGEEPESEGIPEQHEEEHTKVEEVTLTLEPEPYSLTPSPLREDAASTRGSSPGLPAQTAESERIPFDVTPCVVQSLEDKEGESEEGSILVVATN is encoded by the exons cATGGCCGTGCCGAGTTTTCCTGGGAAGGAATCAAT ttgTCCATGGAGGACACTACGTCCATTCTGCCTCGTCTCAAGGGGAAGCCCAACAACTCCTACGGGATCGGTGCCCTGGCTAAGTCCTCTCTGTCAggtgtgtcag GTGTGACTCGCTCCATGAAGGACAAGGTGACCAAGCCCACCGCCATGGCGCAGGGTCGTGTCGCCCACATGATAGAGTGGCAGAGCTGGGGCAAACCATCTGCGGGGCCCATGGGGGGCGCGAGACATACCAACCTGCAGAgggaaaaggagaggaggatggagaacGACGCTTACAGCGACCTCAGCGACGGCGAGAAGGAGGCTCGCTTTGCTGCAG GCATCATGCAGCAGTTTGCAATATCTGAGGCGACCCTGTTTGGCTGGAACTCCATGGACGGGGAGAGCATGGGAGCTGGCTCCAACCAGGGCAGCGTCGCACACCTGAGTGAGGTCAACCAGGAGAGCATCACCAGCAGAG ACCAGATGCTCCACCACTCCTCTGCGGACGTCTGGCCTCACACCTACGTCTCACAGGGCCTCTACTGCCTGTCCAATTCTGACGCCTGGGACCCCATCACCAGCCAGCCCTCGGGCATGGCCTCGCCCGCCGCTGGCTCGTACATCATGGCTGCCG GTGGCAGCAGCGGAGCAGGTTGTACCCCCGGTGAGGGCTACGAGGGGACGGTAAGCGGCTACTTTCAGCAGGCTCaactcagcctgcagcagcagagccagctCCAACAGCTCCAACAGCTCCATCACTACCAGCAACAGCTTCTGCAGTACCAACAGCAACAG TCTCTGGAGCACAGGCTACACAGTGCCTCCCATTCCCTCCAAGCCACTCCCAACAGCACCATCCACAGCCTCGGTCCTCCCACCCACCCTCGGCTAGCTGACCTATGGGGAGCGGCGCAGGTTGAGGCCCACCAG GTGGATGTCGTCGGGCAGCTGAGCACACAGATGGCTGAAATGGTCGGAGGAGTGGTGGAGACGGTCGGAGAGGAGCCCGAGTCCGAAGGCATCCCTGAGCAACACGAGGAGGAGCACACCAAG GTAGAGGAGGTAACGCTAACCCTGGAGCCGGAGCCTTACTCTCTGACGCCATCACCACTGCGGGAGGACGCCGCTTCCACCAGAGGTTCCAGCCCGGGACTGCCAGCACAGACCGCCGAATCCGAGAGAATACCGTTCGACGTCACGCCTTGCGTCGTCCAGTCGCTGGAGGACAAAGAAGGAGAGTCGGAGGAGGGCTCCATCCTCGTTGTCGCGACCAACTGA